In the Corythoichthys intestinalis isolate RoL2023-P3 chromosome 12, ASM3026506v1, whole genome shotgun sequence genome, one interval contains:
- the LOC130927550 gene encoding uncharacterized protein LOC130927550, whose product MSLRSEKHLDSTDEGATPRQQQRQVENRDYADNTENMDNASNADSQVRSIRTHTSKSSSTSSSTSSAALKARAKAVAARAQLAYSEKEATMMKQKSELEANLHVLSCQKAVAAAEAEAAVYEEEEESFTKSEVRHSIVGQPANPMQRTAEFVQSHPDSYYERFLSKMDPLASHKAAREQCEMAMNTEIDERNFYSEKKPDIKVEQQTQEREERSPPKLYPYDTLPTPAETQGKQDITCYLRRREMLSTGLLQFDDLPENYWAWKASFQNAIKDLRLTAQEEIDLMIKWLGNESRQQAKRIRSVHVFNPTAALHLLWERLEECYGSPEVMENALLKKIEQFPKLNNRDNTKLRELGDILQEIECAKDGGYLPGLSYLDTSRGVNPIVDKLPYGLQDKWIATGAKYKEEHKVVFPPFSVFSKFVRQQAKIRNDPSFVITSPINTSFKKEKSFKSDNRRVVSVHKTDIPTDTSTAQKCFSKPAESPDKLCPLHKKPHPLTKCKTFRAKPIDERKSFLKDNRICFKCCSSTQHLAKDCNMQIRCMECGSERHLTALHPGPLPAPEESSEVEKGDGGETHEDVSVSVVSKCTEVCGDANSTLSCSKISPVIVYPKGERDQAVKLYAVLDEQSNKSLVKSQFFELFNIETRSDTYKLRTCSGLSDNVGRTASNFMIESVDGRVKLPLPNLIECDMIPDDRREIPSSQVAMQYPHLQRIANKIPPVEEKVPILLLLGRDIIQLHKVRERINGPRSTPYAQRLDLGWVIVGETCLGKTHKPPNVNVLKTNVLQNGRASYFSPCPNTFQIKESNGFSSQSNTKPTSQNERKNTNTDQLGQTVFERTKDDDKPALSIEDKYFLDIMEKEVYQNEDNSWVAPLPFQSPRPKLPSNKEQALKRLQSLRKTLDRNPEMKKQYVEFIQNMLDNDHAEIAPILDSNKEHWYLPSFGVYHPQKPNQLRVVFDSSAEFEGQSLNKVLLSGPDLNNTLLGVLMRFRKESVAFSADVQQMFYCFQVREDHRDYLRFLWYENNDMSKSVCDYRMKVHVFGNSPSPAVAIYCMRRAAVEGEEEHGLDAKQFVMRHFYVDDGLASTASSEEAVEILTNAQNMLAQSNLKLHKIASNDSKVVEAFPVAERAKDLKDLDLEFDNIPLQRSLGVLWDLENDCFTFHVNTDQKPYTRRGVLATINSLYDPLGFVSPITMQGKALLRELSAEQKDWDEPLPIEREEEWNKWRTSLKHLEQLRIPRCYLPFSQTTAVRKELCIFSDASTMAIGAVAYLRALNTEGQWHTGFIMGKSKVAPRPAHTIPRLELCAAVLAVEMYELITDEIDIEVDIVRFFTDSKIVLGYIHNNTKRFYTCVANRVNRIRKTTHPAQWFYINTDDNPADKATRSIAAPALTYTNWFSGPSFLTQPSTDTSHCDTFALIEPDADAEIKPEIKTFVTQASVTQFESRRFERFSHWMRLCHTVASLKRVTASFKKTNSESKGWKCFSVTNTPNELEKAAKFIIHTVQTETFKEEYRCIKANKPLPNLSCLKKLNPIIDEDGLLRIGGRLAPANLTKEEKHPLIIPNAHHVAVLLIRYYHEKVAHQGRHLSEGALRAAGFWIKGSKRLVSSVIHKCVLCRKLRGQLQTQKMADLPIDRLTPMPPFTSVGLDVFGPWSVITRRTRGGSADSKRWAVLFTCMSTRAVHIELIESMSTSSFINALRRFFSIRGPAQILRSDRGTNFVGACNELKIDHKDTELTSYLQEKGCTWLFNSPHSSHMGGAWERLIGVARRILDGILLKATHVQLTHEVLSTFMAEVMAIMNARPLVPVSTDPDKPNLLTPATLLTQKTNTLTAPTGNFAPPDLYAKQWKQVQCMADTFWKQWRSEYLSSLQQRRKWTDDKPNIKTGDIVLLKDVLAHRNDWCMGRVVKTFESKDNKVRKAEVKTVKDGNVKLFMRPISDLVLLLPVEK is encoded by the coding sequence ATGAGCCTACGGTCAGAAAAACACCTGGATTCTACAGACGAAGGAGCAACGCCAAGGCAACAACAAAGACAAGTGGAAAACAGAGACTATGCAGACAATACAGAGAACATGGATAACGCAAGCAATGCAGACTCACAGGTCAGGTCTATACGCACGCATACATCCAAGAGTTCATCTACTAGTTCATCTACTAGTTCTGCAGCACTAAAGGCGCGAGCAAAAGCAGTAGCCGCACGTGCACAGTTGGCATATTCAGAAAAAGAAGCTACCATGATGAAGCAAAAATCTGAGCTTGAAGCCAATCTACACGTCTTAAGTTGTCAAAAGGCAGTTGCAGCCGCAGAAGCAGAGGCTGCTGTttatgaagaagaagaagaaagtttcaCAAAATCTGAAGTAAGACATTCAATTGTAGGACAACCTGCCAATCCAATGCAACGTACAGCAGAGTTTGTTCAAAGCCATCCAGACAGCTACTATGAAAGATTTTTATCGAAAATGGATCCACTCGCCAGCCACAAAGCAGCACGTGAGCAATGTGAAATGGCGATGAACACAGAAATAGATGAGAGAAAtttttacagtgagaaaaaACCTGACATCAAAGTGGAGCAGCAAACACAAGAGAGAGAAGAACGCAGTCCACCCAAACTGTACCCGTATGACACTCTTCCAACTCCGGCAGAGACGCAGGGAAAACAGGACATCACATGTTACCTGAGACGGAGAGAAATGTTGAGTACTGGACTTTTACAGTTTGATGATCTCCCAGAGAACTACTGGGCATGGAAGGCGTCATTCCAAAATGCCATTAAGGACTTGAGATTAACAGCCCAAGAAGAAATAGATTTAATGATAAAGTGGCTTGGAAATGAGTCTCGCCAGCAAGCTAAAAGAATCCGATCAGTTCATGTCTTCAATCCAACAGCTGCACTTCATCTTTTGTGGGAACGACTGGAGGAATGCTACGGGTCACCTGAAGTCATGGAAAATGCATTGCTAAAAAAGATTGAACAGTTTCCCAAACTTAACAACAGGGACAACACAAAGTTACGAGAGCTAGGTGACATTCTACAAGAAATTGAATGTGCCAAGGACGGAGGATACTTACCAGGCCTATCGTATTTGGACACGTCTCGAGGAGTCAACCCCATCGTGGACAAGCTACCTTACGGGCTTCAAGACAAGTGGATCGCTACAGGAGCGAAGTACAAAGAAGAACACAAAGTCGTCTTTCCACCTTTTAGTGTCTTTTCAAAATTTGTGAgacaacaagcaaaaataagaaATGACCCAAGCTTCGTCATCACATCTCCTATCAACACAAGcttcaaaaaggaaaaaagcttcaaaagtgATAACAGGCGAGTGGTTTCCGTGCACAAAACAGACATTCCAACTGACACCAGTACAGctcaaaaatgttttagtaaGCCAGCAGAAAGTCCGGACAAGCTATGTCCATTACATAAGAAACCTCACCCGCTTACAAAGTGCAAAACCTTTAGAGCCAAGCCCATTGATGAACGCAAGTCATTCTTGAAAGACAACagaatttgttttaaatgttgtaGCTCAACTCAGCATTTAGCGAAAGACTGTAATATGCAAATTAGGTGCATGGAATGTGGCAGCGAAAGACATTTGACAGCGCTACATCCAGGTCCACTTCCTGCTCCAGAGGAAAGTTCTGAAGTTGAGAAAGGTGATGGCGGGGAGACACACGAAGATGTAAGTGTCTCAGTTGTTTCTAAATGCACTGAAGTATGTGGTGATGCAAACAGCACACTTTCATGCTCAAAAATAAGCCCTGTAATAGTGTACCCAAAGGGTGAGCGAGATCAAGCAGTAAAGCTATATGCTGTACTTGATGAACAAAGCAACAAGTCGCTTGTCAAGTCTCAGTTTTTCGAGCTCTTCAACATAGAGACACGCTCGGACACTTATAAGCTTAGAACATGCTCAGGCCTGTCAGATAATGTCGGCAGAACAGCATCAAACTTCATGATTGAGTCAGTGGATGGTAGAGTAAAGCTCCCACTCCCAAACCTAATTGAATGTGACATGATTCCTGACGATAGAAGAGAGATCCCATCTTCACAGGTTGCTATGCAGTACCCTCACCTGCAAAGGATAGCAAACAAAATACCTCCGGTAGAAGAAAAAGTACCAATCCTATTGCTCTTGGGACGTGACATTATCCAGTTACACAAAGTTCGAGAGAGGATTAATGGACCGCGTAGTACCCCCTATGCACAACGTTTAGACTTGGGTTGGGTTATAGTTGGTGAAACCTGCCTGGGTAAGACGCACAAACCTCCAAACGTGAACGTCCTCAAAACGAACGTTCTTCAGAATGGCCGTGCTTCTTACTTCAGCCCATGTCCTAACACCTTTCAAATCAAAGAGTCGAATGGTTTTAGTAGCCAGTCAAACACTAAACCAACTTCCCAAAACGAACGTAAAAATACAAACACGGATCAGCTGGGACAAACTGTTTTTGAGAGAACCAAAGATGACGACAAACCGGCACTCTCAATAGAAGACAAATATTTTCTTGACATTATGGAAAAAGAAGTATATCAAAATGAAGATAACAGCTGGGTGGCGCCATTGCCATTCCAATCTCCAAGACCAAAGCTTCCAAGTAACAAGGAGCAAGCACTCAAACGTCTCCAGTCACTCAGAAAAACACTGGACCGAAAtcctgaaatgaaaaaacaatacgTGGAGTTTATTCAAAACATGCTGGACAACGACCATGCGGAGATCGCTCCAATTTTGGACTCAAACAAAGAACATTGGTACTTACCATCATTTGGTGTGTATCATCCTCAAAAACCTAACCAATTAAGGGTAGTTTTTGATTCAAGTGCAGAGTTCGAAGGTCAGTCACTTAACAAAGTGTTACTAAGTGGACCGGACTTGAACAACACGCTACTAGGCGTTCTTATGCGTTTTAGAAAAGAGTCTGTAGCATTTTCTGCTGATGTGcaacaaatgttttattgctttcaaGTCAGAGAAGATCATAGGGATTATTTAAGATTCCTTTGGTATGAGAATAATGACATGAGTAAAAGTGTATGTGATTATAGAATGAAGGTCCACGTTTTTGGAAATAGTCCGTCTCCGGCTGTGGCTATTTATTGCATGAGGCGCGCTGCAGTCGAGGGAGAGGAGGAGCATGGACTGGATGCAAAACAGTTTGTAATGAGACATTTTTATGTTGATGATGGCCTTGCGTCCACAGCAAGCTCAGAAGAAGCTGTTGAAATACTGACAAATGCACAAAACATGTTGGCCCAGTCAAATTTAAAGCTGCACAAAATAGCCTCCAACGACAGCAAAGTAGTTGAAGCATTTCCTGTCGCCGAGAGAGCGAAGGATCTAAAAGACTTGGATTTAGAATTTGACAACATACCCTTACAAAGAAGTTTAGGGGTGTTGTGGGATCTTGAAAATGACTGTTTTACTTTTCATGTCAACACTGATCAAAAGCCATATACTAGAAGAGGTGTTTTGGCTACAATTAACAGTTTGTATGATCCGCTAGGATTCGTGTCTCCCATAACAATGCAGGGAAAAGCTCTTCTACGTGAACTGTCAGCAGAGCAAAAGGACTGGGATGAACCACTTCCCATTGAAAGAGAAGAGGAGTGGAACAAATGGAGAACCTCGTTGAAGCACCTCGAGCAGCTACGGATACCAAGGTGCTACCTACCTTTTTCTCAGACCACTGCTGTGAGAAAAGAACTGTGCATATTCTCAGATGCCTCCACCATGGCCATAGGAGCAGTAGCGTATCTGAGAGCGCTCAACACTGAAGGTCAGTGGCACACAGGTTTCATCATGGGAAAGTCCAAAGTGGCCCCCCGACCTGCTCACACTATCCCTAGGTTGGAACTGTGCGCAGCAGTATTGGCTGTAGAAATGTATGAACTCATTACAGATGAGATTGACATTGAAGTGGACATTGTCAGAttttttacagacagcaaaatCGTCCTAGGTTACATACATAACAACACAAAGAGATTTTACACGTGCGTAGCAAACAGAGTGAACAGGATTAGAAAAACCACACATCCTGCACAATGGTTTTACATTAACACAGATGACAATCCAGCAGACAAGGCCACAAGATCAATTGCAGCTCCTGCATTGACTTATACAAACTGGTTTAGTGGTCCTTCTTTTTTGACACAGCCGAGTACAGACACGTCACACTGTGACACATTTGCTCTCATCGAACCTGACGCAGATGCAGAGATTAAACCTGAAATCAAGACATTTGTTACTCAAGCTTCAGTAACACAGTTCGAGTCACGTCGTTTTGAAAGATTTTCTCATTGGATGAGATTATGCCACACTGTTGCATCATTAAAACGTGTAACAGCATCTTTCAAGAAAACAAACTCAGAAAGTAAAGGCTGGAAGTGTTTCAGTGTAACTAACACCCCAAATGAGCTCGAGAAAGCAGCGAAATTCATCATTCACACAGTTCAGACTGAAACATTCAAAGAAGAGTACAGGTGCATAAAAGCAAACAAGCCACTTCCAAACCTAAGCTGTCTCAAAAAGTTAAATCCAATCATCGATGAAGATGGGCTCCTCAGAATAGGAGGACGCTTGGCACCTGCAAATTTGACAAAAGAGGAAAAACATCCACTCATCATCCCAAATGCTCACCATGTAGCCGTCCTTCTTATCAGATACTATCATGAGAAGGTAGCACATCAGGGACGCCACCTATCAGAGGGTGCGCtcagagcagctggattttggaTCAAAGGCAGTAAAAGACTCGTCTCTTCTGTAATTCACAAGTGTGTTCTCTGTCGAAAACTTAGAGGACAACTACAGACACAAAAGATGGCGGATTTACCCATTGACAGACTTACACCTATGCCCCCATTCACCAGCGTAGGACTGGACGTTTTTGGCCCCTGGTCAGTCATCACACGTCGCACCAGAGGAGGAAGTGCAGACAGTAAACGCTGGGCTGTACTTTTCACCTGTATGTCCACAAGAGCTGTGCACATTGAACTCATAGAATCAATGTCAACATCCAGCTTCATTAACGCATTAAGAAGATTTTTCAGCATCCGTGGACCAGCTCAAATACTTCGTTCGGACAGAGGTACCAACTTTGTTGGCGCATGCAACGAACTCAAAATTGATCACAAAGACACAGAACTGACCTCCTACCTACAGGAGAAAGGATGTACATGGCTTTTCAACTCCCCACACTCCTCACATATGGGAGGGGCATGGGAAAGACTCATCGGAGTCGCACGACGAATCCTGGATGGAATTCTTTTAAAAGCCACACATGTCCAACTCACTCATGAAGTGCTGAGTACTTTCATGGCGGAAGTAATGGCAATAATGAATGCGAGACCACTCGTACCAGTATCAACAGATCCAGACAAACCAAACCTTCTCACACCAGCAACTCTTCTAACCCAAAAGACCAACACGTTAACTGCCCCAACAGGAAACTTTGCACCTCCCGACCTCTACGCAAAGCAGTGGAAGCAAGTGCAGtgcatggcggacactttttggaAACAGTGGAGAAGTGAATACCTTTCCTCTCTGCAACAAAGGAGAAAATGGACAGACGATAAACCAAACATAAAAACTGGTGACATTGTGCTATTGAAGGATGTTCTTGCACATAGAAATGACTGGTGTATGGGAAGAGTTGTGAAAACATTTGAGAGTAAAGACAATAAGGTTCGAAAAGCAGAAGTTAAAACTGTGAAAGATGGAAATGTGAAATTGTTTATGAGACCAATTTCAGATTTGGTTTTGCTACTACCAGTTGAGAAGTAA